In the Burkholderia contaminans genome, GCATCCAGTCGAGGATGTAGCCGTCGAAATCCTCGACTTCCAGTGCCTTGCGGAACGTTGCGCCGTCGAAGTACGGAATCGCGTTCACGCCTTTCTCGATGAAATATTCACAAACCGTTTCGGCGACGTCCTGCGAATCGTCCACCACCGCGATGCGCGCCGCATACACGTTCGGCTGGGTCGAACGCAGCTCGATGACGTCGACCGGATACGTGCGCCCCTCGCGCGCGTGCTGACGCTCGGTGATCAGCCATTCGCCCTGCCACTGCAGCGCGACGAAGTCCGTCTCGGCCTGGCTGCTGGCTTTCGACGAGATCGCGGCGCGGCAGCGGAAACGCCGCGACTCGATCACGAGCGTCGCGTCGATCATCTCGGCGGCGGCCGGTTGCGTGCCCTTGTCGTCGAGCAGGATCGCCGGCGGCACGCCAAAGTGCGTCGCGATGTCCTGCAACTGCGACAGATTCCACGGGATCAGGCCTTTCATCTTGCGCGTGACGACCGAGAAGCTCAGGCCGAGCACATTCGCGATCGTCGTGTTGTGACTTCGCGGCGGAATGCCGTTCCGGTTCAGTAGGTCGCGCACCTTGTTGGCGGTGATCAGATCGACGTTGGCCTGCTCGGTGGTGGACATCTCGATGGGGTCTCCAAGGGTTTTTGCGAGGGTGAGCATATCAAAACTGACGCGTCATGCAAACTTTGAAAATGCGAATGACCTTGACATGCCGTTTTTCTTCATTATTATTGCTCACCACGTCACTATTGTTTGTCGCGTCATGTTTGGAGATCGATACCGGCCCCGGTCGGACCGTCGAAAACGCCGGCAAAGAAGCAGTGACAGAACGATTCGAAGAGAGAACCTGAGAGAGCCTTGGAATGCGTGTCGGCGTTGGCGGATTGTATCCGTTGCGCCGCACGCCGCCGGGTGCGAGCTCACGGGGGTGGGATAGCTCGCAGAATTGCGGCGCCAATAAAACCTGAGGGAAGTAACAATGTACCGCCGTTTACTCGCACCGGGGCTGCTGTTGCTATTGGCCGCGTGCGCGCAGGATCCGTCGATCACCAGCAACACGGTGCGGATCTGCGACGACACAGGCTGTTCGGACCGTCCTAAAGATCAGGTGTCCTATCAAAAAAGGGACGATTCGGAAGACCAGGAAAGCCCGCGCATCGCTGCGCTGAAGCAGACCGCGAAGACCCAGCCGAAGGCCGCCTACGACCTCGGCTTGCGTTATTTCCGCGGCGACGGCGTGCGCCAGGACAGCTACCAGGCCCTCAAGTGGATGCGCGAAGCCGCCGAGCGTGGCGACCTGCAGGCGCAGAAGGCGCTCGGCAGTTTCTACCTGTTCGGCCTCGAGGAAATGGGCTCCGACGCGCGCGAGGCGGAGAAGTGGCTGTCGATCGCCGCCGGCCGAGGCGACAAGGAGTCGAAGAAGCTGCTCGACCTGGCGCGCAAGGCCAAGAAGGAAGACGAAGAAGACTGGAAATGGCGCACGGAATGGCGTGACCGCTATTACGGCTACTGGTACTCGGGCTATCCGTACTACGGCGTCTGGCAGCAGACGTACTGGTACTACTGACCGGGCCTGAAGCAACGGGGGCAGCAGCGGGGAGACCACCATCGCGCGCCAGCCGGGGGGCTTATCGAAGTTCGCACGAACACATAAGCCGAACAACGACTCTAATCGATCGACAACGACATGAAGACCATCCTTTCCCAACGTCTCACTCAAGGTGCGCTGGCGGCAGCGCTTTGCGCGTCCGTCGCGGGTTGCGGCGGCGTGGTGACGCCCGGCGGCCAGAACGCGGGCGTGACCGGTGCCGCCGCGGGCGGCGCGAGCGCCGGCGCCGATTCGGGGCTGCAGCGCTGTGCGTCGCCGCTCGGCACGATCGCCGTCGATGACGGCCGCAACGCCGACTGGTGGGGCCCTTTCGGCAGCGCGACGAAGATGACGACGATCGACCCGCTGCTGCGCCTGGCCGTGCAGCAGTCGAACTGCTTCGTGATCACGTCGATCGGCAACCAGAAGAGCGACGCGCGCCTGTCGCGCATCACGCAGCTGCAGCGCAACTCGGGCGAATACCGCGCGGGCTCGAAGCAGCAGAAGGGCCAGCGTGTCGCGGCCGACTATTACATGGAACCGCAGATCGTCATCAACGATTCGCCGATCGGCGGCATCGGCAGCATGATCGGCGGGCTGATCGGCAACAGCGCGGTCGCAGCCGTGGCCGGCCACCTGCAGACGAAGGCATCGGTCGTCACGCTGACGCTGTTCGACGTGCGCTCGGCCGTGCAGATCGCGGCGTCGGAAGGCAGCTCGACGGCGACCAACTACGGCGCGGCGCTGGGCGGTTTCGGCGGCGGCGTGGGCGGCGCGCTCGCCGGCTTCTCGTCGACCCCGGAAGGCAAGGCGACCGTCGTCGCGTTCATCGACGCGTACAACAAGATGGTCGTTGCGCTGCGCAGCTACAAGGCGCAGGACGTCAAGGGCGGCCTCGGCCGCGGTGGCCAGCTGCAGGTCAACTGACGTTCCCGGGCCGGCGGTGCGCCGCCGGCCGGTTCCTGATTCCGATGCCTGACTGTCCGTGCGCGCGGTGTGATCCGCGTGTACCGGCTTCGTTCATCCCTTTTTTCGCACCGAGGTGATTCCGATGAAAGCCGTTGCTCTGATCGCATTGACCTGCCTGGCGCTGGCCGCTTGCGGCGGCGACGATTCCTCGACTGCGGCGTCCGGCGGCGGTTCGGGTACGAGCAACAACGGCGGCACCGGCGGCACAGGTTCGGGTGGAACGGGGAGTGGCGGTAACGGCGGTTCGGGTGGCTCGGGCGGTTCCGGCGGCTCGGGCGGCAGCACGCTGACGTGGCGCTACGACGCGCAGCCCGTGGCCGTGGATCGAGCGAGCTTCCTGACGCTGGTCAACAATGAAGGCGCGAAGGGTTACCGATATCTGGGCGACTACTTCTACAGCGCGGCCAACGGTGGCACGCAGTCGATCTTCGTGAACGACGGCACTGCTCAGACGTATGCGTACCAGTTGCAAACGGCGTCGTCCGACATGACGTCCTTCATCAACGCGGCCAACGCGCAAGGGGCGAGCGGCTACCGCTACGAAGGGCCGCTCACGTACGGCGATCTCTATCGCAAGGATGGCGGCTCGTCGGCCACGTACACGTATGCGACGACCGGCCTGCCGGCCGATGCGAATGCGTTCCTCACGCAGGCGAACGGCCAGGGCCAGTCGGGCTACTGGTTCGTCGGCCCGCTGATGGTCGGGGCCGCGCAGGCGAACGTCTACATGAAGAACAACGCGTCGAATGCGACCTATACGTATGACGCGCTGGCGCCGACCTCGACCGTCAACGACTTCATCGCGCAGGCCAACAGCGAAGGCGCGAAGGGTTATCGTGCAAAGGGCGCGATGGCGTTCGGCACGGCGATCTCGTGGGTCTACGTGAAGGAC is a window encoding:
- a CDS encoding tetratricopeptide repeat protein, translated to MYRRLLAPGLLLLLAACAQDPSITSNTVRICDDTGCSDRPKDQVSYQKRDDSEDQESPRIAALKQTAKTQPKAAYDLGLRYFRGDGVRQDSYQALKWMREAAERGDLQAQKALGSFYLFGLEEMGSDAREAEKWLSIAAGRGDKESKKLLDLARKAKKEDEEDWKWRTEWRDRYYGYWYSGYPYYGVWQQTYWYY
- a CDS encoding response regulator — its product is MSTTEQANVDLITANKVRDLLNRNGIPPRSHNTTIANVLGLSFSVVTRKMKGLIPWNLSQLQDIATHFGVPPAILLDDKGTQPAAAEMIDATLVIESRRFRCRAAISSKASSQAETDFVALQWQGEWLITERQHAREGRTYPVDVIELRSTQPNVYAARIAVVDDSQDVAETVCEYFIEKGVNAIPYFDGATFRKALEVEDFDGYILDWMLGDQTAAELVRGIRSSENSGAPIFLLTGKISTGEASEDEIAHIVSHYNARCEEKPVRLPILFAEVARELKITLPAAAAAN